The Bryobacteraceae bacterium genome includes a window with the following:
- the kdsB gene encoding 3-deoxy-manno-octulosonate cytidylyltransferase, with the protein MIQHVWERARQCRLLSRVVIATDDVRIADAARGFGAEAVMTRPEHASGTDRAAEVAAAADAEVVVNIQGDEPLIDPAAISLAISTLLDDPGCQMATLKRRITRPDDAGNPNVVKVVASLDGWALYFSRSPIPANRGGGAVYWKHIGLYVYRRDLLLSYSSLPRGPLEEAEKLEQLRALENGIGIRVAETDYDTIGVDTPEDLEAVLKLGRSRLDTTENHG; encoded by the coding sequence ATGATCCAGCACGTCTGGGAGCGCGCGCGCCAGTGCCGGCTGCTGTCCCGCGTCGTCATCGCCACCGATGATGTGCGGATCGCGGACGCCGCGCGGGGGTTCGGCGCCGAGGCCGTCATGACCCGCCCGGAGCACGCTTCCGGCACCGACCGCGCCGCCGAGGTTGCCGCCGCCGCCGATGCCGAAGTAGTCGTCAACATCCAGGGGGATGAGCCTCTCATCGATCCCGCTGCCATCAGCCTCGCCATCTCTACCCTGTTAGACGACCCCGGCTGCCAGATGGCGACACTAAAACGGCGCATCACCCGCCCGGACGACGCCGGCAACCCCAACGTCGTCAAGGTCGTCGCCTCCCTTGACGGCTGGGCTCTGTACTTCTCCCGCTCCCCCATCCCGGCCAACCGGGGCGGCGGCGCGGTGTACTGGAAACACATCGGCCTCTACGTCTACCGCCGCGATCTGCTGCTCTCCTACAGCAGCCTGCCCCGCGGTCCGCTCGAAGAGGCCGAGAAACTCGAACAGCTCCGCGCTCTCGAAAACGGCATCGGCATCCGCGTCGCCGAGACGGACTACGACACCATCGGCGTCGACACCCCGGAAGACCTGGAAGCTGTGCTGAAATTGGGAAGATCGCGGCTCGACACGACCGAAAACCATGGCTAA
- the kdsA gene encoding 2-dehydro-3-deoxyphosphooctonate aldolase encodes MKPVEIAPGLAIGAGPLAFICGPCVIESLDHCLMLAAALREALGAPFIFKASFDKANRTSVRSYRGPGLREGLRILAEVKRRTGLPVLADIHTPDQAAPAAEAVDVLQIPAFLCRQTDLLVEAGRTGRAVNIKKGQFVAPPDMRHAVEKVLSTGNTRVFLTERGACFGYNNLVVDMRAIPQMRSLGVPVVFDATHSVQLPSAAGAASGGAPEFIEPLASAAVAAGADGVFFEVHEAPERALSDGPNALRLDLVARLAGRLRRLRAVLHEPGAPSV; translated from the coding sequence ATGAAGCCCGTTGAGATTGCTCCCGGCCTTGCCATCGGCGCCGGCCCGCTGGCCTTCATCTGCGGGCCCTGCGTCATTGAAAGCCTCGACCACTGCCTCATGCTGGCCGCCGCCCTGCGCGAGGCCCTCGGCGCTCCGTTCATCTTCAAGGCGTCTTTCGACAAGGCCAACCGCACCAGCGTCCGCTCCTATCGCGGCCCCGGCCTGCGCGAGGGGCTCCGCATCCTCGCGGAAGTGAAGCGCCGCACCGGGCTGCCCGTCCTCGCCGACATCCATACGCCCGATCAGGCCGCTCCCGCCGCCGAAGCCGTGGACGTCCTGCAGATCCCCGCCTTCCTCTGCCGCCAGACGGATCTGCTCGTGGAAGCCGGCCGTACGGGGCGCGCCGTCAACATCAAGAAGGGCCAGTTTGTCGCTCCGCCCGATATGCGCCACGCCGTAGAGAAGGTCCTCTCCACAGGCAACACGCGCGTCTTCCTCACTGAACGCGGCGCCTGCTTCGGCTACAACAACCTCGTGGTCGACATGCGCGCCATCCCGCAGATGCGCTCGCTCGGCGTGCCAGTGGTGTTCGACGCCACTCACTCGGTCCAACTCCCTTCAGCTGCCGGCGCGGCCAGCGGCGGCGCGCCCGAGTTCATCGAGCCGCTCGCCTCGGCCGCCGTCGCCGCCGGCGCCGACGGCGTCTTCTTCGAAGTCCACGAGGCGCCCGAACGCGCCCTCTCCGACGGCCCCAACGCCCTCCGCCTCGATCTGGTGGCCCGCCTCGCCGGCCGGCTCCGCCGCCTGCGCGCCGTTCTGCACGAACCCGGCGCGCCAAGCGTCTAA
- the pyrG gene encoding CTP synthase, translating into MAKFIFVTGGVVSSLGKGIAAASIGCLLESRGLKITLQKFDPYLNVDPGTMSPFQHGEVFVTDDGAETDLDLGHYERFTHARLTQNNNLTSGRIYERIITRERRGDYLGKTVQVIPHVTNEIKAAAYKVSDGVDVVICEIGGTVGDIESQPFTEAIRQMRHELGRRNTLFVHVSYVPWIAAAQELKTKPTQHSVKELRSMGIQPDILICRSERPLPPDQRDKIALFCDVDRNAVISAYDVDTVYQVPVLFAEQGVDDLVVQALQLDAAGPRDLACWQAMLDRMRSPSDEVEIALVGKYVEYEDSYKSLKEALLHAGIHHRLRVRMSWIESESLVYPDCIERLSHYDGILVPGGFGKRGVEGMLAAIQYARRHHVPYFGICLGMQTAVIEFARNVCGLEGADSTEFEPATPYPVIYKLRDLLGVEELGGTMRLGAYECLLEDGSFARTAYGQEVISERHRHRYEFNRAFEDRLTAAGLRITGRSRDAKFVEIVELPDHPWFLGCQFHPEFKSKPLEPHPLFKAFIGASYEYRQKRLQVETNPLFADEAR; encoded by the coding sequence ATGGCTAAGTTCATCTTCGTCACTGGAGGCGTCGTCTCATCCCTCGGCAAGGGGATCGCCGCCGCCTCCATCGGCTGCCTGCTGGAATCCCGCGGCCTCAAAATCACACTGCAGAAGTTCGACCCCTACCTCAACGTCGACCCGGGCACGATGAGCCCGTTCCAGCACGGCGAGGTCTTCGTCACCGACGACGGCGCCGAAACCGACCTCGACCTCGGCCACTACGAACGCTTCACCCACGCCCGCCTCACGCAAAACAACAACCTCACCTCCGGCCGCATCTACGAGCGCATCATCACCCGCGAGCGCCGCGGCGACTACCTCGGCAAGACCGTCCAGGTCATCCCTCACGTCACCAACGAAATCAAGGCTGCCGCCTACAAGGTCAGCGACGGAGTCGACGTCGTCATCTGCGAAATCGGCGGCACCGTCGGCGACATCGAAAGCCAGCCCTTCACCGAGGCCATCCGCCAGATGCGCCACGAACTCGGCCGCCGCAACACCCTGTTCGTCCACGTCTCCTACGTCCCCTGGATCGCCGCCGCCCAGGAGCTCAAGACCAAGCCCACACAGCACTCCGTCAAGGAGCTCCGCTCGATGGGCATCCAGCCGGACATCCTCATCTGCCGCTCCGAGCGCCCCCTGCCTCCTGATCAGCGCGACAAGATCGCCCTCTTCTGCGACGTCGACCGCAACGCCGTCATTAGCGCCTACGACGTCGACACCGTCTATCAGGTCCCCGTCCTGTTCGCCGAACAGGGCGTCGACGATCTCGTCGTCCAGGCGCTCCAGCTCGACGCGGCCGGCCCCCGCGATCTCGCCTGCTGGCAGGCCATGCTCGACCGCATGCGCTCCCCTTCCGACGAGGTGGAAATCGCCCTCGTCGGCAAGTACGTCGAGTACGAAGACTCCTACAAGTCGCTCAAGGAGGCGCTCCTCCACGCCGGCATCCACCACCGCCTCCGGGTCCGCATGAGCTGGATCGAGTCCGAGTCCCTCGTCTACCCCGATTGCATCGAGCGGCTCAGCCATTACGACGGCATCCTCGTCCCCGGCGGCTTTGGCAAGCGCGGCGTCGAGGGAATGCTCGCGGCCATCCAATACGCCCGCCGGCACCATGTCCCTTACTTCGGCATCTGCCTCGGCATGCAGACCGCCGTCATCGAATTCGCCCGCAACGTCTGCGGTCTGGAAGGCGCCGACTCCACCGAGTTCGAGCCCGCCACCCCCTACCCCGTCATCTACAAGCTCCGCGACCTGCTCGGCGTCGAGGAGCTCGGCGGCACCATGCGCCTCGGCGCCTACGAGTGCCTGCTCGAAGATGGCTCCTTCGCCCGCACAGCCTACGGCCAGGAAGTGATTAGCGAGCGCCACCGCCACCGTTACGAGTTCAACCGCGCCTTCGAGGACCGGCTGACCGCGGCGGGGCTCCGCATCACCGGCCGCTCGCGCGACGCGAAGTTCGTTGAAATTGTCGAGCTCCCGGACCACCCCTGGTTCCTCGGCTGCCAGTTCCACCCCGAATTCAAGTCGAAGCCCCTCGAGCCGCATCCGCTGTTCAAGGCCTTCATCGGCGCCTCGTACGAGTACCGTCAGAAACGCCTCCAGGTCGAGACCAACCCGCTGTTCGCCGATGAAGCCCGTTGA